The genomic DNA ATGCAAAAGTCAGTATAAAGGGATTGTTGCTCCTGCTGAACGTGAGAGTGACGTTCACTAACACATTATGATGCTCAGCAGCCAGCTGAGGTTTTGTGAAGCATactcattctctcttttcaaaTCTACATGACTGTAAAAGATACTCCACACCGATGGGCCATTCAGGCTGCTGGGTGGTCAACTCAAATCTTTGTCTGTTAGAGCCTTTGGTGTTTTGTATTCTAATATGAAGACTCAACCGATCATCAAAAACTACAGCAGTCAAATACAGAGAGCCAgtaacagacacaaagacaggcagagagagagagagagagagagagagagtcagttgactgacagctgacttATGCTCACCTTCATCTACCATAAACTGGCAGTGCTTGTCGTTGTAGAATAGGATCTTCTTCTTATCTGGTCTTGTCACAAAGATGATCTGATCCCCCAAAGCCTGTGAACACATGAGAGCTCACGTCGCGGCTAACACATCCTTATTGTTTAGTCACCATGGCTTTCATTCATCATACAAGGGTGTGAGCCAGAAGTCTGAGTCCCATCTGTTAATCAACAGACTGTAAAGtacaaagtaaatgtttttttttgtgtgcagccATACGTGTGTTTTAGCATGAATTatatttattgtgtgttaccTTGATGGCCTTGGCTGAGTTGGGCAGTCCCTCCTCCACGTCGTCCAGCAGCACTCCTCCCAGGCCCAGCTGGTCGTGTTTGTCCAGCAGCCTCAGTAAGGCTTTCTTGTCCTTTAGATTGTACTTGGGCTTGAAGCCATACGTCCCATCCCGGACATCAATTTTTGGGTTGTTGACCAAGGCCTGAGATTGGAGGAATGGTTTTAAGTAGCTGCCAAGTTAGGAGATGAGCATTTAAAAAATTTCGTGATTTAAGTATTATGTGAATTtactaaaataacaaattaaatcaaattccACTGaacaaatttgttttttgtgcttttcatctCTTTAAAAATAAAGAGGATAAACAATTTGTGTTACGCAATCAAAACATGCACACTTGTTTGAACAGACgattttcagtttcagattttCAGTCAGCAGCTGATGTTTTTCCTTCAGGTCTTGCAGCTTTCTACTATTACCAAGGTTATATTCAATAACAAGGTATTGAATGTTGTATGTTGTGACTTCTTTCTTTCACAACATACGGGCGGTTGTTATATAGAGGAGGTGTTGCCAGCGGCTCACATCAGCCTACAGATGACTTTGAGGGAAAACTAAGTGTTGTGAGGATTTCTGTAAAAGACGTCAGTGAAATGGTGTGTGGTGACAGTCAATGGGCAGTATCATACGTAAGAAACATTAACACACCTCAGTCATGAgccactgtttctgtttcatgctGATGTCGAGAAGTTTGGTCTCATCCAGGATCTCATCTAGGGTCAGGAAGTGTGTGTCTCCATTCTGATGCCTCGTCTGAGAGTTAAGGATAGAAAATCACATGGGTTTACATAAAGACAACACAGATGCAGAGTCAACAACTGATAAAGTATGCCACATTTTATCAGCcacatttttaaagcaattaTTGGCCCCGTATTTTTACTTGGGTTTTACCCAAATGTCTACAGTGATTTTCTGCCTTAAATCCAACTGTCGGGGTAATTTACACGCTTTAAAACTCTGTGTATTCAACAGATGGCacaaaaaatgcacacattaaaagaaaatctgtcAACTTGAGTGTGAGCTCTGCAGCGAGGAATGAGTCAGACAACTAGTGTGACAGGCCCTGGCTGCCTCACTGCAGAGCCACAGCATGATAAACAAGCTGTTAACACATGAAAAGAAAGACTGGGGACCAAATGTTACGCCGCGGACACAACTGACTCACTGGGCTGACACAACAGACAACAGGTCAAGTTTTGTAAAGAGCTTTGATGAAGATGACGACAGTCTTAAAATCTATCAATCAAGAGGATGCTGTTCAGACAGCTTTAATCAACTGGGACAGGAATGGCATCCATGAGACTGGAATTCACCATTGTCTAAAAGAGTGCTCAGCTATAGGGGCAAAAAACGTTACCACTTAACTGCTAGAGAACgttccatttaaaaaacaaaaatgcttcCAGAGGCTTACCTTCATATAATTGACTATCTTGGCTAGGCAGCCAAACTTGTATCCAGAGCTTGTCTTGATGTTGAAGTTACCATTACTGGACTCTGTGGAGAGAAACGACAGTTGACGCGAAACATTTAGATGTCACATTGTTTATTGTGAAGGAACACTAATCTTTATCAATCGAAAAGAATTTGTTAATTTCTCATTAACAAAtccatgaaaacaccaaaatcaaCGCTACATGAATCCTCTCAATGCTTTCTGACCCCCTCTCTCGGTCTGTGGCACTCACACTCTATTTGTTCATACTGAAAACAGGTGacaaatatataatttcatgtaaaaaaaagaaaaggccatGTAATTTCCTGAAACAGTGGTGCATTCTAGTCTGAAGCCAACTTTACAGGCGTAAATAGTGTATTTCTTGGGACTATTTACAGCCgtaaatgaacacacatttgGTGTGgtagtgagtatttacagcagcagcaggacagtgtgtgagGGATCGACTCAAAATAAGCTACAGCATGTGTACTAATGCAGGATGAAGTCAACCAGTGCAACAATGTGGCTCactgtttttgatattttttggataacaatggagctctatgtcaggctttggctacacaggCAAAACTTGGTAGTTGGATCAATATATTGTTCGTTTGGTCTTTtctgggatttgttgacaataagggaaatacagaatatcaccagGCTTATCCTAAATATACTGCAGGAGATACTGTGAGAGTAATCTGATGAGAATGATTTGAACTCTGGCCAGCTGGTCCTATTCTCTGTTGGAGTCCAATaatgctgccccccccccccccggagaCCGTCTGAGGTCTGGGCTCGCCAatcaaagctgaaaacagacaCTGATTCATGAATGATTCATGGTGTGGGCGGGAGCTTCTGTTGCTGTGAGCTGCACTGTGGGCAGGACACTGGAATTGTGACAGGCCGGTTAGCGAATGGTGCAGAGGCAGGGCTAGAGGAAAAGAGCCAATGATGAGGAGAGGCCCGTGTCGTTCAGCTGAGACATGAAGAGCTGCAAGGAGTGGCGGAGGGGGCGAGCGAGTGCACGAGCGACGGCTGACAGTGCATGAGAGTGCCGAGGAGGAAAACAGGTTGAGGAGTGAACgcggaggagggagagagtggaaGACTGAGCGAAAGGTGGAGCACCAAAAAGAGGAGAGTGCATCTGTTGACTTGCATCTTCTAAACACTGAGccagacacacaggtgagtcTGCATATTTTCCCAAATAGCATCACCAGAATAATGTGCGCGCATTTCACATCAACCAATTATAACAATCCTCAGTGTGAATCTAAGCTATAGGCTGTGAACTGTTCTTGGTCTGAGTATGGCTATGACTGTAAACGGTATTTAGGTGACTAATCCAGCATTTAAAGGGTaagtcatacatttttaatgctgcagATCTATTTATGAATTCCCTCTGCAATACATCATCATATCTAGCAACTATGtgcataaaaatgtaattttatccTCTAACAATAATTAAGATTAGAGCTTTGGGTGGCACTTGTACTATTAAACCAAGAttgagaaaacacatttaatagattaaactaaacaaaataaatctgtttgtctgcagcttgAATACCAAGCATCAGAaattccagtgtgtgtttgtatgtctgcatgtgtgctcaTGTGCATCATCTCTGTTTGCGGGCAATCCATGAGTCGGTGCAAACTGCAGCTCTTAAGACAAATCAATGAGGGGCTGACAGCTGTGAGGAGCCAGCCTGGGGCATTAGGAGTATAtaagtgtgtttggtgtgtgtgtgtgtgtgtgtgtgtgtgtgtgtgtgtgtgtgtgtgtgtgtgtgtgtgtgtgtgttagtgagggGCAGGCGCTGTGTATCCGGAGAGCAATATCTGGTCCTACATCACCTTTAAGAGCCTGGCTGGGGCGGGGCTCATTTAGGGTGATAACAGATGCTGTGGGGAGCCAATCTgtccttatgtgtgtgtgtgtgtgtgtgtgtgtgtgtgtgtgactgcgcTGACAAAAGAAAGGGGTGAGGGAGACCATGGGTCGAGAATACCAGTTGAGACACATTAGTAAGGAAGGCTGTTGTCATGGCAATGAGTTCAAGTGAAGTTGATATCATGAGTCTGTGATAAGGGGATGCTAAAGAGGGAACAGGGAGTCAAGTTGCATCAACTGAGGAGAAAATACCACAAAATACTTATCACAATCTGTGCACGCTGTAAACAGATGTACTTCAGTCTGCTTACCATCCTCTTAGTAGTCATCATTAGTTTCTTGCCTTACCTAGgctgatataataataataatatcatattaCACGTATTTTGGAAGCATGCAGGAAAAGTGAAACATGCCAATTTGTATCTTGAAATATGCACAGAGGCTAAGCAGACTTTGCAACAAATTGATTTGTTTCATAAAGTGCGTATATGTTGTTTTGAGACTTCTTTGACAAAACAAACCCATCAAAAATgggtttgttttcagttgtcTTGAGACAACTGAAGCCACCACAACGCTGGCTTCTATCATGTTACAGTTTCAGGTAACACGGAAAAACAACGGTCGAATCACGCAAAGAGTAATCGCTTATTTCTGCATGCACACCCACAAATACAGGTCTTACCAAGACGTCACCCAAATGTACCGTACGCATTTGAAAACCGAGTGTAAAAAGAAGCACTTCTGCCCCTCTGCCTCAACTCATCCCTGTGGTTCACTCAAGTAATCTGGGTCAGCCTCCTTGCTCTCAGTACATGACATAAAAATgtctgtgattttgtgtgtgtgtgtgcgtgtgtgtgtttagagcatgcatgtgcgtgtgtgtgtgtgggcagagaTACTGGCACACTGTTCCCTGAGGATATAAAATGGTAGGCTTTGGCAGAAAATGTGAAAGGATAGCTGAAGAGAGACAAACGGCCCGACTGTGTGCACATTGCTGAGCATCTTTTAACTTCATTACTAGATTGCAGTTCCTTCGCTACAACATTTTTGTCAGGCGTTATGGCCGAAGCGGTGCAAACCGAGCGTAGGTGCCACATCTCACTGTGCAGCTATCCTTTTCTACTCTGCTTTTAAGTCTATTTTTGTTCCGAGCAGATGGCCTCAGTGGGGTTTATGCTCTTTTGAAATATAACCTTTTGCTCTCATAACACTTCTCATTTAACTTAAAACCCATTTCTGCAGGCCAAGGTTCATTTTGTGTCTAAACTGACACTGCAATTTATCATCTTTCAATATCCTATATGATTGATAATGATGTTGTACTAGCATAATAACATTACAGCAGAGAAGTTCTGatggttttaaaaaagggaATGGCTTTCCCATTCTGTCTGTGGCCTCCAGTGAGACTGCCCACTTATCAAACAGTACATTAGCTGCGCAGTGAAAATGAAACTCACACATGATCTGTacagattctttttttaaaagtcattcCAAAGCCACAGAATCCTAAATATAATGCCCTAAAGAGCAATTCTCCTACAGCTTTCATTTCCTAATCATTCTCTCACCATGGAAACGTAAAAGTATTTTACAACCATCGCTCTCTAATTTGGTCTTCCTATTGCAATTACCACCTCGCACTGTTGCAGGCATTAacaatctgtctctctccctgtttttgttgcttcaaaCCAGAAATCATGGCCAACATCACCACCACTATACACCCAAGCAATCTGCCATGGCACCAAGAGGCGGCCCCTCTCTCCCATGTCTCCTTGCAGGTCCAGGAGGTGTACCCGTTCCATGATGGCTGGAATGTGGCCTGCTTCATCATCCTTTTACTGTTCATCCTCACTGTCCTGTCTCTGGCTGCCTTGGCCGTGCTCTATGAGCTACTGGACTGCGGGTGCTGTGCCAAAGGGAAGACACATCAGCAGCTACAGGAGGAGGGGCCGGGAAGCTGCAGCAAGCTCATGACCAGCATCTGCAAGGAGCCAGCATCCCACACTGAAGTAGTATAGGGGCAGcaaggatgaagatgaggaagagcagGAATTGGGGTTTCATTGCTGAACTGGAAAACCCCACAGCGTTGACCCTTATGCCCTAAGAGAAGAACTTCTAAAATAGCCCAATAGTGGTGCTCACACTGCTCACACTTGAGAGGATGCAAAGGGAAGAGACAAGATGAGGTGGTAAAACGATGTAAAAAAAGGAAGGGGGCAGTTTGTCACCAAATTACAATGCGTCTAATtagcttttcatttcaattagGAGGGAATCTTCACACATCTACATTCACTACCACTTAACACACAGGGCAGATGCTGAAAGCCATATTTTCCACAATACAATCAGAAGAAAGACAGAGCACTCAAATAGTCTAGTAATAAGAGTATTGGAACTAGTTCtaatagcaaaaaaaaacttgtaacACTAAACACTTGTCAgaaccagaaagaaaaaaaacattctagTTCAGTGTCACCTGCCCTGTGAGTACTGCACGTACTTGTGACCTGCTGGATGCAAATGAGCTTCTATGAGATGCGGTGAAACGTTGTAAACTGACAGAAAACGCTGTCTAATCTAAGGACTTATCCCAGTTTCCCAACAGGACCTCATAAACTACAAACAAGTGATCAAGCTTCGTTGGACATTGCTGCTTTGGACAAaacctgtgtttctctgttcttTAGTCAATTGTATGCCTGTGATGTTAACATGTTTAGTATTGCAACATTATCTCATGACAAGTGACACTTCAGTGCTGCACAGTGATGTAATTTATCATGTCATATTGAGCACAATGTATGATATCATATGCCTTACCCCAAAAATGCCTAATAAATTGTCACTGAATTATGCACCAGAGTTTTTTCTGCCAAGCCTTAATTGTAGTGATCTGTGATGAAAAAGAAGATGTGTTTAATTGTTGctaactttttttcaaatggttCAACAGAGCCCTCAAATTAGCATCGCATTATTGACTatgattgtttgtgtgtaccTTCCTGTCTTAGGTGAAAGTGTGTCCCCTGTAggccaaaaacacacatgtaaacatgtatGTTTCCAGACAAAATTTCTACCATGGGAAGCCAAAAGACGCTGCATAAGCTTGAAGAAAGTGGTGCAACAACTTCCAGAGGCTGATGGATGCTCTAAAAGTCTTTAGTTTatcagaaaacagaacagattTAGCTGTGAAACACCTGTAAAAACACTGGACATTCCACTTCTATTTATCCACGCTCATTTGCAACAGTGGAGCAATGTGGTTTCATGTTTCAATGACCGCAAGCTGCCTTATTCAGGTTTGCTAGGTGCCAGTCAATAAGAAGTTATATTAGCATGTATGCATAAGACAgcataaacataaaatatacaaaaacgGCTAAAATATTTGGGGGGTGcattatatagatatatgtaaacatttcattaaccgaaaaatatgttttgtgtttttcttattgttgatAATATGTTCTGAAAGGAGGGCAGCACAGTGGAGCAGGTATTAaacttttctgtgtggagtttgcatgttctccccatgcttgcatCCTCCCGCAGTTccaagacatgcaggttaggttatcTGGTGACTCTacactgtgactgtgagcatcagtggttgtctgtctctatgtgttcgccctgtgattgactggtgtcCAGACCAGGGTGTACCTCTcgccccaaagtcagctgggattggctctagcccccccccacaaccctgaaggataagcggtatagacaatggatggatgtttcgAAAGGCTTACAAGCAGTACAATTTTAATATATGATCAATATATATGAATTATACAAGAAATAATACAAGAAATGTAATGATGCCAAAAACAACCATCATTACAATTGACATCTTTAGTGGTCTCTAAAGTTGCTGCTCAGAAGAATCACAGTTTAAATAAGAAtcaataaaatacttttttcactttctgaTCCATCATCACTGCCTAATCTCCACTGCACAGACATCTGAATTCCCACTGAAGTGTTCTGTGTTACGGATAGCAAAACTGCAAGAGATCTCAACAAGGCCCTTTACATATATAcaaaagtgttaaaaaaaataaaaaaaataaattatatatacacacacatatatatatatatatatatatatatatatatataaatatatatatatatataaaaatatatatatatatataaatatatataaatatatatatatataaatatatatatatatatatatatatatatatatatatatatatatatataatatatattatatattatatatatatttttttaagtctTCTTCACTTACCAGCACCATGTTTGGACCCTGAAGAGCTCTCCTTGTCAACTTtaggcttcttcttcttgtgtgaTCCAGAGTCTGAGGCAGCCTGTCTCTTCTCTACAGCTGGAGTGGACAGAGCTCTTTTCTTGaacagctccctctctctcagcagaGCTGGATCCATCCTGGCTGAAAGGGCACAAAACGCATCAAAAGCAGCAACAATTTTAATTACACAAAATTAAAGGCAACTTAACTTATCTCCCTGTTGTCTGACTTGCTTTAATCTCTCTCCAAACAGAGTCAACATTTCACATAAACCAGATACTTTTCACGTGTTTTCATGTTGGTATGCAAACAGGTGACACACTGTAACCATGGCCGGATTACTACACATGTAAGTCAGAGATCAACCTGCACTTCAGTGCTGTGCTACAGTGCCTGATCCTACGGCTTTTTAAATAGGTCATTTGATTTAAGACACgtacatttaaaaatatccaCCAGCTGAGTTTTGTCAATGGACTCctcaacacaacactgacaatCTTTAGGGTGGGCCTACGGTTCAGAGGCTTAGTCTGTGTGGTAATCCAGCCTTGACTAGATCTGGCACTGTTGTAATTGAACCCAGCAAACAACACCTTCACTGAGAGGTcatataaatactgtatgaaCACGAGTGATCAGCACCTATTTAAACTGGCGTCAGAGCAGATTAGGCCCCATGAACAGCTAAcattagttagctagttagttagttcgTCTACCAGCCGGGTTAGTTAGTCCACATTGTTCCAAGGTAGCCTGACGTTGTTGCTTTGTTGTGATAATGTAACCAACAAAATAGCTGCAGCCAACGTTATCTGCTTCTCGAAAGGTTCCGGACTACGTAGGATATTTGGATAACAACATAGATAAACAAACGTAACGACACTTGGCTAGTTAGTTAGCTTAGTTAGCTTGCCCATTTGTTCAACGTTATCTAATTGAACGTTACCTGGCACTTAGTTCCGGTTAGTCCAGGAGGACTATCTAATTACGGAGGAtatgaaagaggaggaaaacgcCCTCTTCAGCAAATCACCGCACTGCCTTGCTCCCTCACAGGTAATATAACTTAACGTTAGCTAACTAACTTCATGCACAatacatctctttttttctcatgctTCACTTCCGGTCTTGTTCGAGTTTTCGGATATCAACTGCCAATCCTTGGACGACGTCATCACGTATGAAAGTAttcacaaaacaacagaaaaagacaaaacagtagtagtttgtattatattatactagTATACTACgataaaagaataatttaacaagagataaaatattcatttaagcAAAGTAAAAAATTAGCAGTACATTTAAATGACAGatgtttaatattatttttacaaaacacataaaaggtACAATCCAAATAGTGTAGGAA from Pempheris klunzingeri isolate RE-2024b chromosome 3, fPemKlu1.hap1, whole genome shotgun sequence includes the following:
- the gtf2e2 gene encoding transcription initiation factor IIE subunit beta, with the protein product MDPALLRERELFKKRALSTPAVEKRQAASDSGSHKKKKPKVDKESSSGSKHGAESSNGNFNIKTSSGYKFGCLAKIVNYMKTRHQNGDTHFLTLDEILDETKLLDISMKQKQWLMTEALVNNPKIDVRDGTYGFKPKYNLKDKKALLRLLDKHDQLGLGGVLLDDVEEGLPNSAKAIKALGDQIIFVTRPDKKKILFYNDKHCQFMVDEEFQKLWRSVPVDSMDEEKIEEYLKKQGISSMQETGPKKVLPVQKRKKQGGQRKRHFKTHNNHLAGVLEDYSDGVPVKK
- the smim18 gene encoding small integral membrane protein 18, with product MANITTTIHPSNLPWHQEAAPLSHVSLQVQEVYPFHDGWNVACFIILLLFILTVLSLAALAVLYELLDCGCCAKGKTHQQLQEEGPGSCSKLMTSICKEPASHTEVV